TTAAATCCATTGCCAAACGGATTGCCGCCTTGACCGAACGGATTGCCTCCAGCGCTGCGTCCGTAAGGATTAGCCAACATTTCATCGTATTCGGCCCGCTTTTCTTTGTCGGAAAGCGTTTCGTAGGCACGGTTGATTTCTACCGTACGTTCGGCTGCGTCAGGTTCTTTGCTGACATCGGGGTGGTATTTGCGCACCAGTTTTCGGTAGGCTTTTTTGATTTCGGCCTCATCCGCATCTTTGGCAACGCCCAGTATTTCATAATAGTTTTTTTCTGCCATGTTATTCCTTTGACTGCTCATATACAAAATTCTTATAGTTTTAATAATTGAGGGTAGATATTCTAAAATCAAGCGCGTTGGAAATAAAATTCTCTATTTCTGATAATGATTAATGGATAATTTATTTCTTTGTTTCTAGAGAAATAGAAAATATAAAGGCCGTCTGAAATACGGTTTTTCAGACGGCCTTTATCAAATTGGGGTTTTATTTGTCTTGAGCATTTTTTTGTTCGCGGACCACCCATTGGGCAATATCTGAACCCAATACTTTAGAAGTGCGGTTCAAGACGGCGCAAGAGCTTTTATAAGCGCCAAACATGCCGCCGGAAGAGTTGCGGGTAAAGGTTTTTTTATTAACTTGTTTGCCGTCAACATACAAAGTGGCTGAAACCGCCATCCCTTTGGCGTGGCCGATAAAGGCATTGCCTGCGCTCATGGCGGAAGTAATGGCGATGTCTGCGTATGTACCTTGTTTTTTACCGTCACGGACAACCGTTACATCGCTTTTGGCTGCAGTTTCTTGCAAAGATTTGGACATGATGCTGCCCACTTCTAAACACTCGGAAACAATACCGGGTATCGATTTCTTCTTTATCGCGGTAAGGAATGCTTTCATCAATATGGACATCTGCGCTGGCAAATGCAGATGCAAACAAGAATGCGGTTGCAAGGATACGGTTAGGAGACATAGTAGGACACCTGAAATGGAATGTTAAAAAGAGTTGTTATTGTATAACGGCGTTTACACTCAATCAACATAAGTTAAATAGGAAAAGATTTTGTTGAAATGGCTGTTATAGCAAGATAATCAAAAGGCCGTCTGAAATAACAGTATTTCAGACGGCCTTTTGATTGGGACATTAATTTGTTCTGGTCAAATAAGGCAGGGGATCGACTGCTTTGCCGTTTAGACGAACTTCAAAATGTAGCTTGACGCTGTCTGTATCGCTGCTGCCCATGGTGGCGATAACTTGACCTGCTTGGACTTTTTGATCTTTTTGTACTAAAAGCGTGTCGTTGTGGGCATAGGCGGTGATGGTGTAGTCGTTGTGGCTGATTAAAATCAGCTTGCCGTAGCCGCGGACTTCTTCGCCAACGTAAATGACGGTACCGGCTGCGGCAGAACGGATTTGTTGGCCTTGTGTGCCTGCAATATCTATGCCTTTGCTGGTTGTGCCGTTGTAGCGTTGGATAATGGAGGATGAGGCGTTATCGGTCGGCCATTGCAAGCTTAACCGATTGATCGGGGTAACGGCGGTTGCTTGGCGTTGCTGCGTAGCAGTATTGCGGGAGGCAACATGACGGCGGACGCGCAATACTTGGCCGACTTCGATTTGTGAGGCGTTGGGAAGATTGTTCCATGCAACCAGTGTATTGACGTTTTGTCCGTAGCGTTTGGCGATTTGGGTCAGGGTATCGCCGGGGCGGACTTTGTAGTAGCCGTCGGGTACGGCGCGGTTGGAAGAGGTATTGTTGCCGGCGCAGGCTGCTAAGACGGCAATGGTGCTGATGAGTGCCAGACGTTTCAAGGCCGTCTGAAAGGTGGAAATAAAGGTTGTATTCATGGGTTGTTTCTAAATGTATCGTTATACTGTATATGATAGATAGGAAGAGTGAAAAAAGGTTCACTCAAAAGGCATGGGATAAAATGCGGAAAGGCAATATAGTACCATTGAGAATTTGTAGATATGGTTGAATATTTCTATATCTTTTTGATGAAAAGGGACTTTTTTGAAAAGGTAAAAGAACGTGAAAGTTCTTTCAGACGGCATTGAATAAGGCAATAAAAATCCCCTGCCGAGATAAACGGGCAGGGGATTTTTGTCTCATCGAACTTATTTGTTCAATTCGTTAGCCAGATACAGCCAAGTTTCAATCACGGTATCAGGGTTGAGCGATACGCTTTCGATACCTTCTTGAACCAGCCATTTGGCAAAGTCCGGATGGTCTGACGGGCCTTGACCGCAAATACCGATGTATTTGTTTTGTTTGCGGCAGGCAGAGATTGCTAAATGCAACATCACTTTAACGGCAGGATTACGCTCGTCGAAGGAATCGGATACCAAGCCGCTGTCACGGTCGAGGCCGAGGGTCAGCTGGGTCATGTCGTTAGAGCCGATGGAGAAGCCATCGAAGTATTGCAGGAATTGTTCTGCCAATACAGCGTTGCTTGGCAACTCGCACATCATGATCAGGCGCAGGCCGTTTTTGCCGCGTTCCAAACCGTTTTCTTTCAGGGCTTTGACAACAGCTTCGGCTTCACCCAAAGTGCGGACGAATGGAATCATGATTTCGACGTTGGTCAAACCCATTTCGTCACGGACGCGTTTCAAGGCTTTGCACTCGAGTGCGAAGCAGTCTTTGAAGCTGTCAGCGACATAACGCGCCGCGCCGCGGAAGCCCAACATTGGGTTTTCTTCGTGCGGTTCGTAAATGCTGCCGCCCACCAAGTTGGCGTACTCGTTGGATTTGAAGTCAGACATGCGGACGATGGTTTTGCGTGGGTAAACCGAAGCAGCCAAAGTTGCCACGCCTTCCGCAATTTTATCGACATAGAAGTCAACAGGAGAAGCGTAGCCGGCGATGCGGCGGGTAATTTCCGCTTTCAATTCGTCGTCTTGTTTGTCAAATTCCAACAAGGCTTTAGGGTGGATACCGATTTGACGGTTGATGATGAATTCCATACGTGCCAAGCCGATGCCTTCGCTAGGCAGGTTGGCGAAGCTGAATGCCAATTCAGGGTTACCAACGTTCATCATCACTTTGACAGGGGCTTTAGGCATGTTGTCCAAAGCAACATCGGTAATTTGAACGTCCAGCAGGCCGGAGTAGATGAAGCCGGTATCGCCTTCGGCACAAGATACGGTAACTTCTTGGCCGTCTGAAAGCAGATCGGTTGCGTCGCCGCAGCCGACTACGGCAGGAATGCCCAGTTCACGCGCGATAATCGCTGCGTGGCAGGTACGGCCGCCGCGGTTGGTCACGATGGCGGAAGCACGTTTCATCACCGGTTCCCAATCCGGGTCGGTCATGTCGGTAACGAGTACATCGCCTGCTTCAACGGAATCCATCTCGGAAGCGTCTTTCACCAGGCGTACTTTGCCTTGGCCGACTTTTTGACCGATGGCACGGCCTTCGCACAAGACAACTTTTTCGCCGTTGATGGAGAAGCGGCGCAGATTGCGGCTGCTGTCTTCTTGGGATTTCACGGTCTCAGGACGGGCTTGCAGGATGTAGAGTTTGCCGTCCAAACCGTCGCGGCCCCATTCGATGTCCATTGGGCGGCCGTAGTGTTTTTCGATGGTCAGCGCGTAATGGGCCAATTCGGTAACTTCGGCGTCGGTAATGGAGAAGCGTTGACGGTCTTCTTCAGGTACATCGATGTTGGTTACAGATTTACCGGCTTCGGCTTTGTCGGTAAAGATCATTTTGATTTGTTTCGAACCCATGGTTTTACGCAGGATAGCCGGTTTGCCTGCTTTCAAAGTAGGTTTGAATACATAGAATTCGTCAGGGTTGACCGCGCCTTGTACGACGTTTTCGCCCAGGCCGTAAGAAGAGGTAACGAAAACGACTTGGTCGTAACCGGACTCGGTATCGATGGTGAACATCACACCGGACGCGCCGCTGTCGGAGCGCACCATGC
This region of Neisseria subflava genomic DNA includes:
- the ppsA gene encoding phosphoenolpyruvate synthase, with translation MAENYVIWFENLRMTDVERVGGKNASLGEMISQLTEKGVRVPGGFATTAEAYRAFLAHNGLSERISEALKQLDVEDVAELARVGKEIRQWILDTPFPEQLDAEIETAWNKMVADAGGADISVAVRSSATAEDLPDASFAGQQETFLNINGLENVKEAMRHVFASLYNDRAISYRVHKGFEHDIVALSAGVQRMVRSDSGASGVMFTIDTESGYDQVVFVTSSYGLGENVVQGAVNPDEFYVFKPTLKAGKPAILRKTMGSKQIKMIFTDKAEAGKSVTNIDVPEEDRQRFSITDAEVTELAHYALTIEKHYGRPMDIEWGRDGLDGKLYILQARPETVKSQEDSSRNLRRFSINGEKVVLCEGRAIGQKVGQGKVRLVKDASEMDSVEAGDVLVTDMTDPDWEPVMKRASAIVTNRGGRTCHAAIIARELGIPAVVGCGDATDLLSDGQEVTVSCAEGDTGFIYSGLLDVQITDVALDNMPKAPVKVMMNVGNPELAFSFANLPSEGIGLARMEFIINRQIGIHPKALLEFDKQDDELKAEITRRIAGYASPVDFYVDKIAEGVATLAASVYPRKTIVRMSDFKSNEYANLVGGSIYEPHEENPMLGFRGAARYVADSFKDCFALECKALKRVRDEMGLTNVEIMIPFVRTLGEAEAVVKALKENGLERGKNGLRLIMMCELPSNAVLAEQFLQYFDGFSIGSNDMTQLTLGLDRDSGLVSDSFDERNPAVKVMLHLAISACRKQNKYIGICGQGPSDHPDFAKWLVQEGIESVSLNPDTVIETWLYLANELNK
- a CDS encoding peptidoglycan DD-metalloendopeptidase family protein; amino-acid sequence: MNTTFISTFQTALKRLALISTIAVLAACAGNNTSSNRAVPDGYYKVRPGDTLTQIAKRYGQNVNTLVAWNNLPNASQIEVGQVLRVRRHVASRNTATQQRQATAVTPINRLSLQWPTDNASSSIIQRYNGTTSKGIDIAGTQGQQIRSAAAGTVIYVGEEVRGYGKLILISHNDYTITAYAHNDTLLVQKDQKVQAGQVIATMGSSDTDSVKLHFEVRLNGKAVDPLPYLTRTN